In a single window of the Chondrocystis sp. NIES-4102 genome:
- a CDS encoding GCN5-related N-acetyltransferase produces the protein MYIRNAYEADLITIVDIYNQSIPGGLATADTEPITVASRLDWYHNRLQNRPLWVAIKDDQIVAWLSWQNFYGRPAYLHTAEVSIYVATAYQNQGIGKQLLNSAIAHSPKLQLTTLLGFIFAHNHPSLNLFISHGFSQWGYLPDVALMEGINRSLVILGRKV, from the coding sequence ATGTATATTCGCAACGCTTACGAGGCTGATTTAATTACCATCGTTGATATTTATAACCAGAGTATTCCTGGTGGTTTAGCAACAGCCGATACTGAACCTATAACAGTTGCTAGTCGTCTTGACTGGTATCATAACCGCCTGCAAAATCGCCCTCTATGGGTAGCTATTAAAGATGATCAGATTGTTGCTTGGTTAAGCTGGCAAAATTTCTATGGTCGTCCTGCTTATCTACACACCGCCGAAGTTAGTATTTATGTGGCAACAGCTTATCAAAATCAGGGTATTGGTAAGCAATTATTAAATAGCGCGATCGCTCATAGTCCTAAATTACAACTCACTACTTTACTCGGTTTTATTTTTGCCCATAATCACCCCAGTCTTAATTTGTTTATCTCTCATGGTTTTTCTCAGTGGGGATATTTACCTGATGTTGCTTTGATGGAGGGAATTAACAGAAGTTTAGTAATTTTGGGACGGAAAGTATAA
- a CDS encoding amino acid permease family protein yields MSVHKTSDRIGLSTATCIIVANMIGTGVFTSLGFQVVDLRSGFTLLLLWLLGGIFAICGALVYSELGAAMPHSGGEYYYLSRIYHPAVGFLSGWISVTVGFAAPIAAAAMALGAYFSRVFPLVSPNAIALLVVVGISLIHTRNLRLGSYFQQFFTLLKVILIVILIGCGLFLANSQDLAFYPIPQDFELIFSSPFAVSLVYVTYSYSGWNAAVYLASEVEDPEKNIPRSLIVGTLIVIGLYLLLNFIFLYTTPLDSLAGEVEVGYIAAGQIFGARGAKIMGLLISLGLISSISSMILAGPRVTQVIGEDIPLFKVLAKRNSNGIPYYSILLQLAIVIVLLITASFERVITYLGFTLTLSSFITVLGVFVHRFRYPQIHRPYKTWGYPLTPIIFLAISLWMLIFILMDKPMESLAGIATLAIGLVVYFVAAKNKLSWLA; encoded by the coding sequence ATGTCTGTTCACAAAACTTCTGACAGAATTGGATTATCCACTGCTACCTGTATTATCGTGGCGAACATGATTGGTACAGGAGTATTTACTAGTTTAGGATTTCAAGTAGTAGACTTGCGATCGGGATTTACCCTACTGCTATTGTGGTTATTAGGGGGAATTTTCGCTATCTGCGGTGCGCTTGTCTATAGTGAATTGGGGGCTGCAATGCCTCATTCGGGGGGTGAATATTATTATTTATCGCGTATATATCATCCTGCGGTAGGTTTTTTATCGGGATGGATATCGGTAACTGTAGGATTTGCTGCACCTATTGCTGCTGCTGCTATGGCGTTGGGGGCTTATTTTTCCCGTGTTTTTCCCCTTGTTTCGCCCAATGCGATCGCTTTATTGGTAGTAGTTGGAATTTCCTTAATTCATACGAGAAATTTGCGTTTAGGTAGCTATTTTCAGCAATTTTTTACGCTGTTAAAAGTTATTTTGATTGTAATTTTAATTGGGTGTGGTTTGTTTTTAGCTAATAGTCAAGACTTAGCTTTTTATCCCATTCCTCAAGATTTTGAACTTATTTTTAGTTCACCTTTTGCCGTATCTTTAGTTTATGTAACCTATTCCTATTCTGGTTGGAATGCTGCGGTATATTTAGCTAGTGAAGTTGAAGATCCTGAGAAGAATATTCCTCGTTCTTTAATTGTGGGAACTTTAATTGTTATCGGTCTATATTTATTATTGAATTTTATTTTTTTATACACCACACCCTTAGATAGTTTAGCTGGTGAAGTTGAAGTAGGATATATTGCTGCTGGTCAAATTTTTGGGGCTAGGGGAGCAAAAATAATGGGTTTATTAATTTCCTTGGGCTTAATTTCATCTATTAGTTCAATGATTTTAGCAGGGCCGAGGGTAACGCAAGTTATTGGTGAGGATATTCCTTTATTTAAAGTATTAGCTAAAAGAAATAGTAATGGTATTCCCTATTATTCTATTTTACTACAACTGGCGATTGTAATTGTTTTATTAATTACTGCTAGTTTTGAGCGAGTTATTACTTATTTGGGATTTACTTTAACTCTTTCTTCTTTTATTACAGTTTTGGGAGTCTTTGTACATAGATTTCGCTATCCTCAGATACATCGTCCTTATAAAACTTGGGGATATCCCCTTACTCCCATCATCTTTTTAGCTATTTCTTTATGGATGCTCATCTTTATTTTAATGGATAAACCAATGGAGTCCTTAGCAGGAATTGCGACTCTAGCGATCGGTTTAGTGGTTTATTTTGTAGCAGCTAAAAATAAGTTGAGTTGGTTAGCTTAA
- a CDS encoding Mn(2+)/Zn(2+) family ABC transporter ATP-binding protein yields the protein MLEVRNLSVVYRNTWAIENVSFTVQPGQVVGLLGPNGAGKSTLITAILGLVPCAEGIVRWANKPIDKQLQRVAYVPQRSQIDWDYPVTVEKVVLMGRVAATGWFRNHSQRSHYLVKQALQRVGMWQYRQRQIRELSGGQQQRVFLARAIAQETDLLLLDEPFNNVDQQTETIIFEIFAELKAQGKTLLVISHDLSETLNNYDQLLLLNKKLIAFGSIAEVLTNKNINLAYDRYSKINYQISNIQHQPNVNVAN from the coding sequence ATGCTAGAAGTTCGTAACCTAAGCGTAGTGTACCGCAATACTTGGGCAATTGAAAATGTGTCTTTTACGGTGCAACCAGGACAGGTGGTAGGATTATTAGGGCCGAATGGGGCAGGCAAAAGTACTTTAATTACGGCAATATTGGGGTTAGTGCCATGTGCCGAGGGGATAGTGAGATGGGCAAACAAACCCATAGATAAACAATTACAGCGAGTGGCTTATGTACCTCAGCGATCGCAGATAGATTGGGATTATCCTGTAACGGTAGAAAAAGTAGTATTAATGGGGCGTGTAGCTGCAACAGGTTGGTTTCGTAACCATAGTCAAAGATCCCACTATTTAGTGAAGCAAGCGTTACAGAGGGTGGGAATGTGGCAATATCGTCAAAGGCAGATCAGAGAATTATCTGGAGGACAACAACAAAGAGTCTTTTTAGCCAGAGCGATCGCGCAAGAAACCGATTTACTATTATTAGATGAACCATTTAATAATGTGGATCAACAGACAGAAACAATTATTTTTGAGATCTTTGCCGAATTAAAAGCCCAGGGAAAAACCCTATTAGTGATCAGTCATGATCTGAGTGAAACTTTAAATAATTACGACCAATTATTATTATTAAATAAGAAACTAATAGCCTTTGGTTCAATAGCTGAAGTATTAACCAATAAAAACATAAATCTAGCTTACGATCGATACAGTAAGATAAATTATCAAATCTCCAACATTCAGCACCAACCAAATGTTAACGTGGCTAATTGA
- a CDS encoding ABC transporter has product MLTWLIEPLEFEFMRQAICIGLSLGILGAVVGSYLILQQMGMMSGVISHAVLPGISIAFFLEINLAIGAFVAGVLSALVVIAIEKRSRIKVDAAMALTLTSFLALGVIFISLLKTNQINLDQILFGDILGVTSSDVWHTLIITIIILSLTKLFYKELEFYTFDPLGAKACGLPVNLLYFGLVCAITLTIVASMQTVGVLLVMSLLAGPAITAYLLVKELSQMMILGSIIGGFSSVIGMYLSYYFDLPSGAAIVMVIFSFFLGAFFFSPSQGIITKVFNN; this is encoded by the coding sequence ATGTTAACGTGGCTAATTGAACCATTAGAATTTGAATTTATGCGCCAGGCGATCTGCATTGGCTTATCTTTAGGTATTCTAGGCGCGGTAGTGGGTAGTTACTTAATATTGCAACAGATGGGAATGATGAGTGGGGTAATTTCCCATGCGGTGTTACCTGGTATTTCCATAGCTTTTTTTCTGGAAATAAATTTAGCCATTGGGGCGTTTGTGGCTGGGGTATTAAGTGCATTAGTAGTAATTGCCATAGAAAAGCGATCGCGGATTAAAGTTGATGCTGCAATGGCATTAACTCTTACTAGTTTTTTAGCCTTGGGAGTAATTTTTATTAGTTTACTAAAGACCAATCAAATTAATTTAGACCAGATTTTATTTGGGGATATCTTAGGTGTAACTAGTAGTGATGTTTGGCATACATTAATTATTACGATTATTATTCTTAGTTTAACTAAACTTTTTTATAAAGAATTAGAATTTTATACCTTCGATCCTTTGGGTGCAAAAGCCTGTGGTTTACCCGTCAATCTACTTTATTTTGGTTTAGTTTGTGCTATCACCTTAACCATTGTGGCAAGTATGCAGACGGTGGGAGTATTACTTGTGATGTCATTACTTGCAGGGCCCGCTATTACTGCCTATTTACTAGTTAAAGAATTATCTCAAATGATGATTTTAGGGTCAATAATTGGTGGTTTTTCTAGTGTAATTGGAATGTATTTAAGCTACTATTTCGATCTGCCATCGGGGGCTGCAATTGTCATGGTGATTTTTAGTTTTTTTCTAGGTGCGTTTTTCTTTAGTCCTAGTCAAGGAATTATCACTAAAGTGTTTAATAATTAA
- a CDS encoding OstA family protein — translation MGNFWRCCIGIILWICLPQLSLLASEITPINRKAKDLLSDRARSGEVINPSHSLRQELILSERRGKISKFAIPIANSQLSAIPIEQVEVIEVIADRQEYDLPSQVIRANGKVVMRFAQSVMQCDRLEINLEERIAVAYGNVVLKRGEQVLRGEKFEYNLIADRGIVYNAGGEIYQPSLAQDIDLRQKLTPPSILDQSLSDRLVIQQPLSNVTGSTGIETTFGNTRDNNLLPADSTTTGTINRLRFQAAKIDFAGSSWSARDLRLTNDPFSPPELELRAETAEFQPIDLLTNRLTTTKSRVVIDDRFTIPLLTSVFVFDDRFSQPGIFNLGFDGEERGGLYIESTFKIIETENFSWRITPQYFWQRALFPTTFGFSNEDQGGVFNSAAFGLKNRLQANLSPRTNFTGNISLTSFNFNQLDDNLRAKVAIQQTVGQLANPYTFSLEYNYRDRLFNGSLGFQTVTSSVGGVITSPNIAIADTGVTLRYQGSIQNISADTDRQDLLSLNRDNDRINLTRYQAALFLDKTFPIWSGKPLPSTREQGLRYTPNPVVPYWELFTGISGVSSIYSNNDTQLSLAGNIGIRGQLGHFSRSWLDYTGFELSYAQNIRGDASPFLFDRIVDRQTLTLGITQQVYGPIRLGFQTAVDLNDNNEISTDYLLEYSRRTHNVTLRYNPILELGSFSLRISDFNWQGNPQPFESEGVTPVIQGVKQELGSR, via the coding sequence ATGGGAAATTTTTGGCGGTGTTGTATAGGAATAATTTTATGGATATGTTTACCTCAATTATCCTTATTAGCTTCAGAAATTACGCCAATTAACCGTAAAGCAAAGGATTTATTAAGCGATCGCGCCAGATCTGGTGAAGTAATAAACCCATCCCACAGCTTGAGACAAGAATTAATTCTTAGCGAGCGCCGAGGAAAAATCAGCAAGTTTGCCATACCTATAGCAAATTCCCAATTATCAGCTATTCCCATCGAGCAGGTAGAAGTAATTGAAGTAATTGCCGATCGCCAGGAATATGATCTACCTAGTCAGGTAATTAGGGCAAACGGTAAGGTGGTGATGCGTTTTGCTCAATCAGTGATGCAATGCGATCGCTTAGAGATTAATTTGGAAGAGCGTATAGCGGTAGCCTATGGCAATGTGGTCTTAAAACGTGGAGAACAAGTACTGCGAGGGGAAAAGTTTGAATATAATTTAATTGCCGATCGCGGAATTGTTTATAACGCAGGGGGGGAAATATATCAACCCAGTTTGGCTCAAGATATAGATTTAAGGCAAAAGTTAACACCACCAAGCATTTTAGATCAATCTTTAAGCGATCGCTTGGTTATTCAACAACCTTTAAGTAATGTTACAGGGTCAACAGGCATTGAGACTACGTTCGGCAATACCAGGGATAATAATTTATTGCCAGCAGATAGTACCACTACTGGGACAATTAACCGTCTACGGTTTCAAGCTGCTAAAATTGATTTTGCTGGTAGTAGTTGGTCAGCCAGAGATCTACGCCTAACTAATGACCCTTTTTCTCCCCCAGAATTGGAATTACGAGCCGAAACGGCAGAATTTCAACCCATTGACCTATTAACTAATAGGTTAACCACAACTAAATCCCGTGTAGTAATAGATGATCGTTTTACTATTCCCCTTTTAACTAGTGTTTTTGTCTTCGATGATCGTTTTAGTCAACCAGGAATATTTAATCTAGGTTTTGATGGGGAAGAAAGAGGCGGATTATATATTGAAAGTACCTTTAAAATTATAGAGACGGAAAACTTTAGTTGGAGAATTACCCCACAATATTTTTGGCAACGCGCCCTATTTCCAACTACTTTTGGCTTTAGTAATGAGGATCAAGGAGGAGTATTTAATTCCGCAGCCTTTGGGTTAAAAAACCGTCTACAAGCGAATTTATCTCCCAGAACTAACTTTACGGGTAATATAAGTCTTACTAGTTTTAATTTTAATCAGCTTGACGATAACTTACGTGCCAAAGTAGCTATACAGCAAACAGTTGGGCAATTAGCTAATCCCTATACCTTCAGTTTAGAATACAATTACCGCGATCGCCTGTTTAATGGTTCACTCGGTTTTCAAACCGTAACATCTAGTGTCGGTGGTGTAATTACTTCCCCTAATATAGCGATCGCTGATACTGGCGTAACTTTAAGATATCAAGGTTCAATTCAAAATATTAGTGCTGATACTGATCGACAAGATTTATTATCTTTAAACCGCGATAATGATCGTATTAATCTAACCCGCTATCAAGCAGCATTATTTCTGGATAAAACCTTTCCTATCTGGTCGGGGAAACCTCTACCTAGTACACGCGAGCAAGGATTACGTTATACTCCAAATCCTGTAGTTCCTTATTGGGAATTATTTACAGGGATTTCTGGGGTAAGTAGTATTTATAGTAATAATGATACTCAATTGTCCTTAGCAGGAAATATCGGCATTAGAGGACAATTAGGTCATTTTTCCCGTTCTTGGTTGGATTATACAGGATTTGAATTGAGCTACGCCCAAAATATTCGTGGAGATGCTTCTCCTTTTCTCTTCGATCGCATAGTAGACCGTCAAACCCTTACTCTCGGTATTACTCAACAGGTTTATGGCCCAATTCGTTTAGGATTTCAAACTGCCGTTGATTTAAATGATAATAATGAGATTAGTACTGATTATCTTTTAGAATATAGTCGCCGAACTCACAATGTTACCCTTCGTTATAATCCTATCTTGGAACTTGGATCTTTTAGTCTACGCATCAGTGATTTTAATTGGCAAGGTAATCCTCAGCCTTTTGAGTCTGAAGGTGTTACTCCTGTCATTCAAGGGGTTAAGCAGGAGTTAGGTAGTAGGTAG
- a CDS encoding pyruvate phosphate dikinase PEP/pyruvate-binding protein → MNLTPIWGSLTVLIICPLLGGLPLIDWITYTLTGKNLAQLGTGNVSVSAAFYHGGKLAGIAAIVSEAAKGIIAVLLTRLFFPIGSAWEIIAIIALVMGRYWIGKSAGTTNAVWGIMTHDAIAGGLVWLTSLIGFTIIRDRALGKYGALVLLVVIVGLRHPNNPEYAFSIVGLASLLAWIYQNIADDLDLVANTGEASSQKMFRFFQGDRSIVTLNSKLKANQVGAKIANLSLLKRLGYPVVDGWVLRPGEDCQNLVDALNPTPQDPLIVRSSAIGEDTATASAAGQYLSILDVTDRQQLMAAIINCQSSYLDSSAVEYRRRHNQPTADIAVLIQKQIAGVYSGVAFSRDPVDRSSNAVSIEALTGKATKIVSGKFTPQRYRVIIPEASATETTISVIEENNTDESIPHTLLESVALLAREMEELFEGLPQDLEWTYDGDKLWLLQVRPITTLQPIWTRRIAAEVIPGKIRPLTWSINQPLTCGVWGKLFTIVLGDRARDLNFEQTATLHFASAYFNVTLLGTIFRRMGLPPESLEFLTRGEKFSKPPITSTIKNIPGLWRLFKREYNLWHDFDRDRTGLFTPILSELQSQPAIHLSPAEIITRINTILGLLDKVTYYNILAPLSLAIRSAILKVNSNQLDQSQAPEVKAVKTLAAVASDTRKLLATESITFDSSASLFAHLAETPEGASIMDRFNLWLQEYGYLSEVATDIAIPRWQDQPGISKEMFTRFFFDAHGAKQVQSSPTISNQSWQAKIVQNRLNLKVQVGDIYNRLLAYLRWSFLALGQQWCKMGLITATEDIFFLKLEEIVAITQTVTDQQPQKLITQRKEQWLRDKELTYMPKLVYGKPEAAFWTTPEIADSQFKFKGIGTSAGEIEGVIKIVTSLQDSSKIDRQTIIVVPYTDAGWSPILARAGGLISEVGGRLSHGAIIAREYNMPAVMDIANATKLFQDGQRVKINGQTGIVEMLK, encoded by the coding sequence ATGAACCTGACACCAATTTGGGGGTCGTTAACTGTTTTAATTATATGTCCCTTATTGGGTGGGCTACCTCTAATAGACTGGATCACCTATACCCTAACAGGTAAAAACCTTGCTCAGTTAGGAACAGGAAACGTCTCAGTCTCCGCAGCCTTTTATCACGGTGGTAAACTAGCAGGCATTGCTGCTATAGTCTCAGAAGCAGCCAAAGGTATTATAGCCGTATTATTAACTAGATTATTTTTCCCAATAGGTTCAGCCTGGGAAATTATAGCAATTATCGCTTTAGTAATGGGGCGTTATTGGATAGGAAAAAGTGCTGGTACGACAAATGCGGTATGGGGAATTATGACTCACGATGCGATCGCAGGTGGGTTAGTCTGGTTAACTAGTTTAATTGGTTTTACCATAATTCGAGATCGTGCTTTGGGCAAATATGGCGCATTAGTTCTCTTAGTAGTTATTGTGGGGTTACGTCATCCCAATAACCCAGAATATGCCTTTTCTATCGTGGGTTTAGCCAGTTTACTTGCCTGGATATATCAAAATATAGCAGACGATCTAGATTTAGTTGCCAACACAGGAGAAGCCAGTAGTCAGAAAATGTTTCGTTTTTTTCAGGGAGATAGAAGTATCGTTACTTTAAACAGTAAATTAAAAGCCAATCAAGTCGGTGCAAAGATAGCCAATTTATCTTTATTAAAACGACTGGGATATCCTGTGGTGGATGGTTGGGTATTGCGCCCAGGGGAAGACTGCCAAAATCTCGTAGATGCCCTCAATCCCACTCCCCAAGACCCTTTAATTGTACGCTCTTCAGCCATAGGGGAAGATACCGCCACCGCCTCGGCAGCAGGGCAATATTTGAGTATTTTGGATGTTACAGATCGTCAACAACTAATGGCAGCGATCATCAACTGTCAATCTTCCTATTTAGATAGTAGTGCGGTTGAATATCGTCGTCGCCATAATCAGCCAACCGCAGATATCGCCGTATTAATTCAAAAGCAAATTGCAGGAGTATATAGTGGTGTGGCTTTTAGCCGTGATCCTGTAGATCGATCTTCTAACGCCGTCTCCATTGAAGCTTTAACTGGCAAAGCAACAAAAATTGTTTCGGGTAAATTTACTCCCCAAAGATATCGTGTAATCATTCCCGAAGCCTCGGCAACAGAAACAACTATTAGTGTAATAGAAGAAAATAACACCGACGAATCTATCCCTCATACCCTACTCGAATCAGTAGCCTTGTTAGCTAGGGAAATGGAGGAACTATTTGAAGGTCTTCCCCAAGATTTAGAATGGACTTACGACGGCGATAAACTGTGGTTATTGCAAGTACGTCCTATCACTACCCTACAACCAATTTGGACAAGGCGCATTGCAGCAGAAGTAATTCCAGGTAAAATTCGTCCTCTAACTTGGTCAATTAATCAGCCTCTTACCTGTGGCGTTTGGGGTAAATTATTTACCATTGTCTTGGGCGATCGCGCTCGTGATTTAAACTTTGAACAAACTGCTACCCTTCACTTTGCTAGTGCTTATTTCAATGTCACCCTCTTAGGTACAATCTTTCGCCGTATGGGTTTGCCACCAGAAAGTCTGGAGTTTTTAACTAGGGGAGAAAAGTTTAGTAAACCCCCTATAACCTCCACAATTAAAAATATTCCAGGACTCTGGAGACTCTTTAAACGTGAGTATAATCTCTGGCACGATTTTGATCGCGATCGCACTGGGTTATTTACTCCCATCTTATCTGAGTTACAATCTCAACCTGCCATACATTTATCACCAGCAGAAATTATCACCAGAATTAATACCATCCTCGGCTTACTTGATAAAGTAACTTATTACAATATTCTCGCCCCCCTCAGTCTGGCAATTCGCAGCGCAATTTTAAAAGTAAATTCTAATCAATTAGACCAAAGCCAAGCCCCAGAAGTTAAGGCGGTTAAAACTTTAGCTGCTGTGGCATCAGATACGCGCAAACTGTTGGCAACTGAAAGTATTACTTTTGATTCATCTGCTTCCCTTTTTGCCCATCTTGCCGAAACTCCCGAAGGTGCAAGTATTATGGATCGATTTAATCTTTGGTTACAGGAATATGGGTATTTAAGTGAAGTTGCCACCGATATCGCTATTCCTCGTTGGCAGGATCAACCAGGTATCTCTAAGGAAATGTTTACCCGCTTTTTCTTTGATGCTCATGGTGCAAAACAAGTCCAGTCATCCCCCACCATCTCTAACCAGTCATGGCAAGCGAAAATAGTCCAAAACCGACTTAATCTTAAGGTGCAAGTGGGAGATATTTACAATCGTTTATTAGCTTATCTACGTTGGAGTTTTTTAGCCCTAGGGCAACAATGGTGCAAAATGGGTCTAATTACCGCTACTGAAGATATATTTTTCCTAAAATTAGAAGAAATAGTAGCCATAACCCAGACTGTAACAGATCAACAACCTCAAAAGTTAATCACCCAAAGAAAAGAGCAATGGTTAAGGGATAAGGAATTAACCTATATGCCAAAATTGGTTTATGGTAAACCTGAAGCTGCCTTTTGGACAACACCTGAAATTGCCGACTCCCAGTTTAAATTTAAAGGTATTGGCACTAGTGCTGGTGAAATAGAAGGAGTAATTAAAATTGTTACTAGTCTACAAGATAGTTCCAAAATTGATCGGCAAACAATTATCGTAGTTCCCTATACTGATGCTGGTTGGTCGCCTATACTCGCCCGTGCTGGGGGATTGATTTCTGAAGTTGGTGGTCGTTTATCCCACGGGGCTATTATTGCTAGAGAATATAATATGCCCGCCGTTATGGATATTGCTAATGCCACCAAATTATTCCAGGATGGTCAACGGGTCAAAATTAATGGTCAAACAGGAATTGTGGAGATGTTAAAGTAG
- a CDS encoding Mn transporter MntC: MLANYKFKNIFSLAILGIASSLVGCSLNEHHHNNIAQAQEKPKVLASHNVICDLVETIAQDTIDLTCLIDPSQDPHTYRPTPSQRQAMEFAQVIFYGGYQLEPQITNLLEATKTPAPKIAVYEQAVTEPIMTQHEHSETDADHDHSETDADHAHSETKSGKQNLSPDPHVWHNLENTVAMVELIETTLLQLNPSSADIYLKNSTALTDQLWQLDGWIKDQIATIPQGKRILVTTHDSLNYYVQAYGIEDYQTLQGLSLASSPTASQVRELATTIKQTGVPTIFVESTANDRVIRNVADAANVQLSPQKLFVDGLGEADNFTDMMSHNTCAIVDGLGGQCQPFTNKINNQ; this comes from the coding sequence ATGTTGGCAAATTATAAATTTAAAAATATTTTTAGTTTGGCGATCTTGGGTATTGCTAGTAGTTTAGTTGGATGTAGTTTGAATGAACACCATCATAATAATATTGCCCAAGCACAGGAGAAGCCGAAAGTTTTAGCATCCCACAATGTTATTTGCGATTTAGTCGAAACAATCGCCCAGGATACTATTGATTTAACCTGCTTAATTGATCCGAGTCAAGATCCCCATACCTATCGTCCTACCCCGTCACAACGCCAGGCGATGGAATTTGCTCAGGTAATTTTCTATGGAGGTTATCAGTTAGAGCCTCAAATAACTAATTTATTAGAAGCTACAAAAACCCCTGCACCTAAAATAGCGGTGTATGAGCAAGCAGTAACTGAGCCTATTATGACGCAACATGAGCATTCAGAAACCGATGCAGATCACGATCATTCAGAAACCGATGCAGATCACGCCCATTCTGAAACTAAATCAGGTAAACAAAATTTATCCCCAGATCCTCATGTTTGGCATAATTTAGAAAATACTGTAGCTATGGTGGAATTAATCGAGACAACCTTATTACAATTAAACCCTTCGTCTGCGGATATTTATCTTAAAAATAGTACCGCTTTAACTGATCAACTCTGGCAACTTGATGGTTGGATCAAAGATCAGATTGCAACTATTCCTCAAGGCAAAAGAATTTTAGTGACAACCCATGATTCCCTCAACTATTATGTTCAGGCATACGGTATAGAAGACTATCAAACCCTGCAAGGCTTAAGTTTAGCCTCATCTCCCACAGCTTCCCAAGTAAGGGAATTGGCAACTACCATTAAACAAACAGGTGTACCAACTATTTTTGTAGAATCAACTGCCAACGATCGCGTGATTAGAAATGTTGCGGATGCAGCTAATGTGCAATTATCACCTCAAAAGTTATTTGTTGATGGGTTGGGGGAAGCAGACAACTTTACTGACATGATGTCTCATAATACCTGTGCGATTGTGGATGGTTTAGGTGGTCAGTGTCAACCTTTTACCAATAAAATTAACAATCAATAA
- a CDS encoding TetR family transcriptional regulator protein — protein sequence MSNPRKSTKARLIEAALDLFAERGVTETTTKAVAERAQVNEVTLFRNFGNKYRLLLAVLEDSAVFAKLVHSLVEKANSRGNVADFLEEYIQECLRTLNKAPDLVRSIVGEAKNYPQENRLALGKGLSQANRYVANYLEEVIVAQNLETDLTCEQIVNLLNFLLLGYFIIESTTEGATFWDEEDDFLTSVVQLFLKGALTGSDTPDLNLISNVAPQVPTITDLPASLVKSLFRIAKKAGKQEYALVYVLFGAGLTPEEILHLERSHSVVEPNQHILQINYGIKRQVPLNQWVMGLRYGSNTINPLIQWLRSRKDEPTAAIFIGEGNKPLTPEELAAIWHRLTCNLITPQGTQPTIEQARQTWCIEMIIRGIALEDLSIISGMEIKQLQQYAQRARNKAALEAAARLDQKKS from the coding sequence ATGTCTAATCCCCGAAAGTCCACCAAAGCTCGCTTAATTGAAGCTGCCTTAGATCTATTTGCGGAAAGAGGTGTAACAGAAACTACTACTAAAGCAGTGGCAGAGCGCGCCCAGGTAAATGAAGTTACTCTCTTTCGGAATTTTGGCAATAAATATCGTCTACTTTTAGCTGTATTAGAAGATTCGGCGGTTTTTGCTAAATTGGTTCATTCTTTAGTTGAAAAGGCTAATAGTCGCGGTAATGTAGCAGATTTCTTAGAGGAATATATTCAAGAATGTTTACGTACCCTTAATAAAGCACCTGATTTAGTTCGTTCGATTGTTGGGGAAGCCAAGAATTATCCTCAAGAGAATCGTTTGGCTTTGGGTAAAGGTTTGAGCCAAGCAAATCGTTATGTAGCGAATTATTTAGAAGAAGTAATTGTTGCTCAAAATTTAGAAACTGATTTGACTTGTGAGCAGATAGTTAATCTTTTGAACTTTTTGCTTTTAGGTTATTTTATTATCGAATCTACTACTGAAGGGGCGACTTTTTGGGATGAGGAGGATGATTTTTTAACTAGTGTGGTGCAGTTATTTCTTAAGGGAGCTTTAACTGGATCTGATACACCAGATCTAAATTTGATTAGTAATGTTGCGCCTCAAGTACCTACTATTACAGATTTACCTGCAAGTCTGGTTAAATCCTTATTTCGTATAGCTAAGAAAGCAGGAAAGCAAGAATACGCCCTGGTTTATGTTTTGTTTGGGGCTGGTTTGACACCTGAAGAGATTTTACATTTAGAGCGATCGCATTCTGTAGTTGAACCTAACCAACATATATTACAGATTAATTATGGCATTAAACGACAAGTACCTTTGAACCAATGGGTTATGGGGTTGCGTTATGGATCAAATACGATCAATCCTTTAATTCAATGGTTAAGAAGTCGTAAGGATGAGCCGACAGCAGCTATCTTTATCGGTGAGGGAAATAAACCCTTAACCCCAGAGGAATTAGCAGCTATTTGGCACAGGTTAACTTGCAACCTGATAACCCCCCAAGGCACACAGCCCACCATCGAGCAAGCAAGACAAACATGGTGTATTGAGATGATCATTAGGGGTATTGCTTTAGAGGATCTTAGTATTATTAGTGGGATGGAGATCAAGCAATTACAGCAATATGCCCAACGAGCCAGAAATAAAGCAGCCCTAGAAGCAGCAGCCCGTTTAGATCAGAAGAAGTCTTGA